Proteins from one Thermobifida alba genomic window:
- a CDS encoding endo-1,4-beta-xylanase → MTEARHRSPRRARRSLSLLLTSALAAAGLLVTASPAQAESTLRDLAAQNGGRHFGTALTYNPLNSDSQYRDIAAAQFSAVTHENEMKWEALEPQQGQYNWSQADSIINFAKANNQIVRGHTLVWHSQLPSWLNNGGYNGNQLRSIMENHIEVVAGRYRGDLYAWDVVNEAFNEDGTFRNSIWYQGMGRDYIAHAFRKAHEVDPNAKLYINDYNIEGINAKSNGLYNLVVDLLNEGVPIHGVGIQSHLIVGQVPSTFQQNMQRFADLGLDVAITELDIRMQMPADNNKLQQQARDYEAVVDACLAVNRCIGITVWGIDDERSWVPYTFPGEGAPLLYDGQYNRKPAWYAVYEALGGTDDPGEEPGNPGEEPGGPGEEPGEPGTPGGPCDVDYAVVNDWGNGMQGALTVTNTGSSPISNWTLQFTLANVNISNGWNGDWTQNGSQITVTAPAWNATLNPGQSTELGFVADKTGSVSTPTQFTLNGATCS, encoded by the coding sequence ATGACGGAAGCCCGTCACCGTTCCCCGCGGCGAGCCAGACGCTCGCTCAGCCTCCTCCTCACCTCGGCACTGGCCGCGGCCGGCCTGCTGGTCACGGCCTCCCCGGCGCAGGCCGAGTCGACCCTGCGGGACCTGGCCGCACAGAACGGCGGCCGCCACTTCGGCACCGCCCTCACCTACAACCCGCTCAACAGCGACTCCCAGTACCGGGACATCGCGGCCGCCCAGTTCAGCGCGGTCACCCACGAGAACGAGATGAAGTGGGAAGCGCTGGAGCCGCAGCAGGGCCAGTACAACTGGAGCCAGGCCGACTCCATCATCAACTTCGCCAAGGCCAACAACCAGATCGTGCGCGGGCACACCCTGGTCTGGCACAGCCAGCTGCCGTCCTGGCTGAACAACGGCGGCTACAACGGCAACCAGCTCCGCTCCATCATGGAGAACCACATCGAGGTGGTGGCCGGCCGCTACAGGGGTGACCTCTACGCCTGGGACGTGGTCAACGAGGCGTTCAACGAGGACGGCACGTTCCGCAACTCGATCTGGTACCAGGGCATGGGCCGCGACTACATCGCCCACGCCTTCCGCAAGGCCCACGAGGTCGACCCCAACGCCAAGCTGTACATCAACGACTACAACATCGAAGGCATCAACGCCAAGAGCAACGGTCTGTACAACCTGGTGGTCGACCTGCTCAACGAGGGCGTGCCGATCCACGGCGTCGGCATCCAGAGCCACCTCATCGTCGGCCAGGTGCCGTCCACGTTCCAGCAGAACATGCAGCGCTTCGCCGACCTGGGCCTGGACGTGGCCATCACCGAGCTGGACATCCGCATGCAGATGCCCGCGGACAACAACAAGCTCCAGCAGCAGGCCCGCGACTACGAGGCCGTAGTCGACGCCTGCCTCGCGGTGAACCGCTGCATCGGCATCACCGTCTGGGGCATCGACGACGAGCGCTCCTGGGTGCCCTACACCTTCCCGGGCGAAGGCGCCCCGCTGCTCTACGACGGCCAGTACAACCGCAAGCCCGCCTGGTACGCCGTCTACGAGGCCCTCGGCGGCACCGACGACCCGGGTGAGGAGCCGGGTAACCCGGGCGAGGAGCCGGGTGGTCCGGGTGAGGAGCCGGGCGAGCCGGGTACGCCGGGTGGTCCCTGCGACGTGGACTACGCCGTGGTCAACGACTGGGGCAACGGCATGCAGGGCGCCCTGACCGTCACCAACACCGGGTCCTCCCCGATCAGCAACTGGACCCTGCAGTTCACCCTGGCCAACGTGAACATCTCCAACGGCTGGAACGGCGACTGGACCCAGAACGGCTCCCAGATCACCGTGACCGCCCCCGCCTGGAACGCCACCCTCAACCCCGGTCAGAGCACCGAACTCGGCTTCGTCGCCGACAAGACCGGCAGCGTCTCCACCCCCACCCAGTTCACCCTCAACGGAGCCACCTGCTCCTGA
- a CDS encoding DsrE family protein, producing the protein MERVLVIKATAGEDSPERCNQAFTVAAAAVASGVRVSLWLTGEASWLAVPGRAERFTLPHAAPLDELLDAVLAGGQVTVCTQCAARRSLTEADLVEGVRIAGAPTFVEEVMADGVQALVY; encoded by the coding sequence ATGGAACGCGTGTTGGTGATCAAGGCGACCGCCGGTGAGGACTCCCCCGAACGCTGCAACCAGGCGTTCACGGTGGCGGCGGCAGCGGTGGCGAGCGGGGTGCGGGTGTCGCTGTGGCTGACCGGGGAGGCGAGTTGGCTGGCGGTCCCCGGCCGGGCGGAGCGGTTCACGCTGCCGCACGCGGCTCCGCTCGACGAGCTGCTCGACGCGGTCCTGGCGGGCGGGCAGGTCACCGTCTGCACCCAGTGTGCGGCGCGGCGTTCGCTGACCGAGGCGGACCTGGTCGAGGGCGTGCGGATCGCGGGCGCCCCCACCTTCGTCGAGGAGGTCATGGCGGACGGGGTCCAGGCGCTGGTCTACTGA
- a CDS encoding DUF6493 family protein has product MSTSPAPEPRTAPEPPADDPVDLLLRFARRTGVRLEAARRLTEEDREILEETARRLTPEAAGVVAAVTDVRKEDLFPRLAALPERDRGSCVPYLERFLRLLRDDWDATSIRYERHRQILRLAGVACEPTPAAAVRWIISDELWWASTEPRDTDRLLQVLADRPARWRADLVARVVERCDRTTESFWYPLVRGLLLMSDLPPPEHDAFVQAWMRDLTHPHWHPAGGRHRTSSRPDTLLDRLRDDPFRDTLLPRIFRGGTVAQLAERGAGGEDADRWPRALAALAAEGRLDRAFLIDTALACLLRGGRPSDLTACFEVFTSLDPTDDECGERVPVLLRLLSETPSAVAEHVQRRLRALDDAGRLTAEQFADASRSVLFRPQKKLLRAQLSWLDRSARRDASRAGVVVSAVTGLFGHEDVTLQERAWQVAARHLPHAPEEVRAGLAAASAALHPGLRDRAAGLLGTAPSAAAEPADLLPPVAVPAPLAPPPATPAEVAEEVGAVVQRTRGGWAAVRAVDVPTFERALDGLVRHAHRDLDGLVAALEPVARACPWDLSWRSREPWEREWRPGDLRYVLAHLLGEEDPGVLWAWREQWLPGRAPSRFSRVIRARLHEVAQRLATDPPPFLLATPTAVDGRIDPAELVARIAAYEDAGVSPGEVDLSQALLRVDAAACPDEVLDRAGKLAGSAGRRLAAWLAAGGLPEPVERAPWDGPGGDGTPAGALLVASGAVAPPGALHEVFGALLEGGGVDDRDLCRHLPDPHWLAMLPVSRRLLALRLQRAYVDAADGGASGTVRLLPVLAEAGGGAGTALHMGVACALGVAEAEDRPAAVDALLALAARGDLDAALLGRCLGEAVRVGAVVPTRLAAALRDAAAGGAYGTVWSVLEAVLPGLLRCCDGPAPRGLADLVAVAAECAGRCGARGEIPEVTQVAARKGRTRLVREARALRDALAAG; this is encoded by the coding sequence ATGAGCACGTCCCCCGCGCCGGAGCCGCGAACCGCGCCGGAGCCGCCGGCCGACGACCCGGTGGACCTGCTGCTGCGGTTCGCCCGGCGCACCGGTGTCCGGCTGGAGGCGGCCAGACGGCTCACCGAGGAGGACCGGGAGATCCTGGAGGAGACCGCTCGGCGGCTTACCCCCGAGGCGGCGGGGGTGGTCGCGGCCGTGACGGACGTCCGCAAGGAGGACCTGTTCCCGAGGCTGGCGGCGCTGCCGGAGCGGGACCGGGGCTCCTGCGTCCCCTACCTGGAGCGGTTCCTGCGCCTGCTCCGGGACGACTGGGACGCGACGAGCATCCGCTACGAGCGACACCGGCAGATCCTGCGCCTGGCCGGAGTCGCGTGCGAGCCGACCCCCGCGGCGGCGGTCCGCTGGATCATCAGCGACGAGCTGTGGTGGGCGAGCACGGAGCCCCGCGACACCGACCGGCTCCTGCAGGTCCTGGCCGACCGCCCCGCACGGTGGCGGGCCGACCTGGTGGCCCGCGTCGTGGAGCGCTGCGACCGGACCACGGAGTCCTTCTGGTACCCCCTGGTCAGGGGACTGCTGCTGATGTCGGACCTCCCGCCCCCCGAGCACGACGCCTTCGTCCAGGCGTGGATGCGCGACCTCACCCATCCGCACTGGCACCCCGCCGGGGGGCGCCACCGGACCTCCTCCCGCCCCGACACGCTGCTGGACCGCCTGCGCGACGACCCCTTCCGCGACACGCTCCTGCCCCGGATCTTCCGGGGCGGCACCGTCGCCCAGCTGGCGGAGCGGGGGGCCGGCGGGGAGGACGCCGACCGGTGGCCGCGGGCGCTGGCCGCGCTCGCCGCGGAGGGGCGCCTGGACCGCGCCTTCCTCATTGACACCGCCCTGGCGTGCCTGCTGCGCGGCGGTCGGCCGAGCGACCTGACCGCCTGCTTCGAGGTGTTCACCAGCCTGGACCCCACCGACGACGAGTGCGGCGAGCGGGTGCCGGTCCTGCTGCGCCTGCTGTCCGAGACGCCCTCCGCCGTCGCGGAACACGTCCAGCGGAGGCTGCGGGCGCTGGACGACGCGGGCAGGCTCACCGCTGAGCAGTTCGCCGACGCCTCCCGGTCGGTGCTGTTCCGCCCCCAGAAGAAGCTGCTGCGCGCCCAGCTGTCCTGGCTGGACCGGTCGGCCCGGCGCGACGCCTCCCGCGCCGGGGTGGTGGTGTCGGCCGTCACCGGCCTCTTCGGCCACGAGGACGTCACCCTCCAGGAGAGGGCCTGGCAGGTGGCCGCCCGCCACCTGCCGCACGCCCCCGAGGAGGTCCGCGCCGGCCTGGCCGCGGCGTCGGCCGCGCTCCACCCGGGACTGCGCGACCGCGCCGCCGGACTCCTCGGCACGGCACCGTCCGCGGCCGCGGAGCCGGCCGACCTGCTGCCCCCGGTGGCCGTGCCCGCGCCGCTGGCCCCTCCTCCGGCCACCCCGGCCGAGGTCGCCGAGGAGGTCGGCGCGGTGGTCCAGCGGACCCGGGGCGGGTGGGCCGCCGTCCGCGCGGTCGACGTCCCCACCTTCGAACGCGCCCTGGACGGCCTGGTCCGCCACGCCCACCGCGACCTCGACGGGCTGGTCGCGGCGCTCGAACCGGTCGCCCGCGCCTGCCCCTGGGACCTCTCGTGGCGTTCCCGGGAGCCGTGGGAGCGGGAGTGGCGTCCCGGGGACCTGCGGTACGTCCTGGCCCATCTGCTGGGCGAGGAGGACCCGGGAGTCCTGTGGGCGTGGCGGGAGCAGTGGCTTCCGGGGCGGGCCCCCAGCCGGTTCAGCCGGGTCATCCGGGCGCGGCTGCACGAGGTCGCCCAGCGCCTGGCCACCGATCCGCCGCCGTTCCTGCTGGCCACCCCCACCGCCGTGGACGGGCGGATCGACCCGGCCGAACTGGTCGCCCGGATCGCGGCCTACGAGGACGCCGGCGTGTCCCCCGGGGAGGTCGACCTCTCCCAGGCGCTGCTGCGGGTGGATGCCGCGGCCTGCCCGGACGAGGTCCTGGACCGCGCCGGGAAGCTGGCGGGGTCGGCGGGGCGGCGGCTCGCCGCGTGGCTGGCGGCCGGCGGCCTGCCCGAACCGGTGGAACGCGCTCCCTGGGACGGTCCCGGCGGCGACGGCACCCCGGCGGGCGCTCTCCTGGTCGCCAGCGGGGCGGTGGCCCCGCCCGGCGCGCTGCACGAGGTCTTCGGGGCGCTGCTGGAGGGGGGCGGCGTCGACGACCGGGACCTCTGCCGCCACCTCCCCGACCCGCACTGGCTGGCGATGCTGCCGGTCTCCCGGCGGCTGCTCGCCCTGCGGCTGCAGCGGGCCTACGTCGACGCGGCCGACGGGGGCGCGAGCGGGACGGTGCGGCTGCTGCCCGTCCTGGCGGAGGCCGGGGGCGGGGCGGGAACGGCCCTGCACATGGGGGTGGCCTGCGCGCTGGGCGTGGCGGAGGCCGAGGACCGGCCCGCGGCGGTCGACGCCCTGCTGGCCCTGGCGGCGCGCGGCGACCTGGACGCGGCGCTGCTCGGCCGCTGCCTGGGCGAGGCGGTGCGCGTCGGGGCGGTCGTCCCGACGAGGCTGGCCGCGGCGCTGCGGGACGCGGCGGCGGGCGGCGCCTACGGCACGGTCTGGTCGGTGCTGGAGGCCGTCCTGCCCGGCCTGCTCCGCTGCTGCGACGGCCCCGCGCCGCGCGGGCTGGCCGACCTGGTCGCGGTGGCCGCCGAGTGCGCGGGCCGCTGCGGTGCCCGGGGGGAGATCCCCGAGGTGACGCAGGTGGCCGCACGGAAGGGGCGGACCCGGTTGGTCCGGGAGGCGCGGGCGCTGCGCGACGCTCTCGCCGCCGGGTGA
- a CDS encoding SWIM zinc finger family protein: MTEAVHAPSYRCSSTLDFGGAGGRLCLQTSTGLTPAGSHPHPRFFSGFLTEPGAAAAALLSVADVAAARYHRQFPDASRDPVVTGNGDRLRFESFSACGGVYARLDVLAAGLDGGEVGHGTTNVDVNDPLREALARVGGADPLHLSVGPDELAVATPDGAVVEKKVPLPDRWLRGFAETQVIASTFDLRGEVPAAEAVRFLRSLPRGSRDPGWVVPGGRTLRRTSRPVPGAVCLPGPVRLAALGRVLRYARALRVYGPPVTARSEPVAAAWEVVLPGMRLTLTLSPSAARGFSGEGSALEALADADAADADRVAALLAWEPRLDVADLAEQAGLAPARVRAALTLLGTAGRVGYDTAEAAHFHRELPYDAAHAERRNPRLRMARSLVAAGAVRLDGDLAAVTVDADRVHRVRSGGGESTCTCPWWTRYRGGRGPCSHVLAVRLARGTVVRPEGDSR; this comes from the coding sequence ATGACGGAAGCGGTGCACGCCCCCAGCTACCGGTGCTCCTCGACCCTCGACTTCGGGGGAGCCGGAGGACGCCTCTGCCTGCAGACCTCGACGGGACTGACGCCCGCCGGCTCCCACCCGCACCCCCGGTTCTTCAGCGGTTTCCTCACCGAGCCGGGGGCTGCCGCGGCGGCGCTGCTGAGCGTGGCGGACGTCGCCGCGGCCCGCTACCACCGGCAGTTCCCGGACGCCTCACGGGACCCCGTGGTCACCGGGAACGGCGACCGGCTCCGGTTCGAGTCGTTCTCCGCCTGCGGGGGCGTCTACGCGCGCCTGGACGTCCTGGCCGCCGGGCTCGACGGCGGCGAGGTCGGCCACGGCACCACCAACGTCGACGTCAACGACCCGCTGCGGGAGGCCCTGGCCCGGGTGGGCGGCGCCGATCCCCTGCACCTGAGCGTGGGCCCCGACGAGCTGGCGGTGGCCACCCCGGACGGCGCGGTGGTGGAGAAGAAGGTGCCGCTGCCCGACCGCTGGCTGCGCGGGTTCGCCGAGACGCAGGTCATCGCCTCCACCTTCGACCTGCGCGGCGAGGTCCCCGCGGCCGAGGCGGTCCGTTTCCTGCGTTCGCTGCCCCGCGGCTCCCGCGACCCCGGCTGGGTGGTGCCCGGCGGGCGCACCCTGCGGCGCACCAGCAGGCCCGTGCCCGGCGCGGTCTGCCTGCCCGGCCCCGTGCGCCTGGCCGCGCTGGGCCGGGTGCTGCGGTACGCCCGCGCCCTGCGGGTGTACGGGCCGCCGGTGACCGCGCGCAGCGAACCCGTCGCCGCCGCCTGGGAGGTGGTGCTGCCGGGGATGCGCCTCACCCTCACCCTGTCGCCGAGCGCGGCCCGGGGCTTCTCCGGGGAGGGGTCGGCCTTGGAGGCGCTGGCCGACGCCGACGCCGCCGACGCCGACCGGGTCGCGGCGCTGCTGGCCTGGGAGCCGCGCCTGGACGTCGCCGACCTCGCCGAGCAGGCCGGGCTGGCCCCCGCCCGGGTGCGCGCCGCCCTCACCCTGCTGGGGACGGCGGGCCGGGTCGGCTACGACACCGCCGAGGCCGCCCACTTCCACCGGGAGCTCCCCTACGACGCCGCGCACGCCGAGCGGCGCAACCCCCGCCTGCGGATGGCCCGCTCCCTCGTCGCCGCCGGCGCGGTCCGCCTCGACGGCGACCTGGCCGCCGTCACCGTCGACGCCGACCGCGTCCACCGGGTCCGCTCGGGCGGCGGGGAGTCCACCTGCACCTGCCCGTGGTGGACGCGGTACCGGGGCGGACGCGGACCGTGCTCCCACGTCCTCGCCGTCCGCCTCGCCCGAGGTACCGTCGTCCGACCCGAAGGAGACAGCAGATGA
- a CDS encoding glycine betaine ABC transporter substrate-binding protein, with amino-acid sequence MKPTKRTRRLASVTAGLASLALLATACGGDGGSGLAGGGDEGSGQGGDKQIEIALIPWEEAIATTNMWKVLLEELDYEVTITEVDVAPMYQGVANGDVDMFLDTWLPLTHADYWEEYGDKVEDLGAWYDNAVLTLTVPSYVDEVDSIADLADNADLFGGRIVGIESGSGLVRTTKEEAIPTYGLDDYELIESSTAAMLAELDAAIADEEPIVVTLWRPHIAYAQYDLKDLEDPEGAMGGAEEIHAVGRAGFSEDFPELAEWLGNFELSDDELSSLEQAVLADHEDDPEAGAREWLAANPEFIERTLGEAGADLEF; translated from the coding sequence GTGAAACCCACCAAGCGCACCCGGCGCCTCGCCTCGGTCACCGCAGGGCTGGCCTCGCTGGCCCTGCTGGCCACCGCCTGTGGAGGAGACGGCGGAAGCGGCCTGGCGGGCGGCGGAGACGAGGGATCCGGGCAGGGCGGCGACAAGCAGATCGAGATCGCCCTGATCCCGTGGGAGGAGGCCATCGCCACCACCAACATGTGGAAGGTGCTCCTCGAAGAGCTCGACTACGAGGTGACCATCACCGAGGTCGACGTGGCCCCCATGTACCAGGGCGTGGCCAACGGCGACGTCGACATGTTCCTGGACACCTGGCTTCCCCTCACCCACGCCGACTACTGGGAGGAGTACGGCGACAAGGTCGAGGACCTCGGGGCCTGGTACGACAACGCCGTGCTGACCCTCACCGTCCCCTCCTACGTGGACGAGGTGGACTCCATCGCCGACCTGGCCGACAACGCCGACCTGTTCGGCGGCCGGATCGTCGGCATCGAGTCCGGGTCCGGCCTGGTGCGCACCACCAAGGAAGAGGCCATCCCCACCTACGGCCTGGACGACTACGAGCTGATCGAGTCCTCCACCGCGGCGATGCTCGCCGAGCTGGACGCGGCGATCGCCGACGAGGAGCCGATCGTGGTCACCCTGTGGCGGCCGCACATCGCCTACGCCCAGTACGACCTGAAGGACCTGGAGGACCCCGAGGGCGCGATGGGCGGCGCCGAGGAGATCCACGCGGTGGGCCGCGCCGGCTTCAGCGAGGACTTCCCGGAGCTGGCCGAGTGGCTCGGCAACTTCGAGCTCAGCGACGACGAGCTGAGCTCCCTGGAGCAGGCCGTCCTCGCCGACCACGAGGACGACCCGGAGGCCGGCGCCCGCGAGTGGCTGGCCGCCAACCCCGAGTTCATCGAGCGCACCCTCGGTGAGGCGGGGGCCGACCTGGAGTTCTGA